From the genome of Vanessa atalanta chromosome 30, ilVanAtal1.2, whole genome shotgun sequence, one region includes:
- the LOC125075239 gene encoding Kv channel-interacting protein 4-like → MYRGFKQECPTGVVDEEAFKNIFSQFFPLGDATQYAHFVFNTVKHKQTGKLNFEEFLDTLSRVARGSRQEKLSWVFALYDVDGDGRISRSEMLAVVRAVYELLGRAAAPPIHKAAAEDHVDRIFHLMDTNADGVVTPDELARWMTRDPALLRSLDTLDTVL, encoded by the exons ATGTATCGAGGATTTAAACag GAATGTCCGACGGGCGTGGTGGATGAAGAAGCCTTCAAGAACATCTTCTCCCAGTTCTTTCCTCTGGGAG ACGCCACGCAGTACGCCCACTTCGTGTTCAACACGGTCAAACACAAGCAGACAGGGAAACTAAACTTCGAG GAGTTCCTCGACACTCTCTCTCGTGTCGCACGCGGTTCTCGTCAGGAGAAGCTCTCCTGGGTGTTCGCTTTGTATGACGTGGATGGCGATGGCCGTATCTCCCGCAGTGAGATGCTGGCTGTTGTGCGAGCGGTCTATGAGCTGCTGGGTCGGGCTGCGGCTCCTCCCATCCACAAGGCAGCTGCTGAAGATCACGTGGATAGGATCTTTCAT CTTATGGACACAAACGCGGATGGCGTGGTGACGCCGGACGAGCTGGCGCGGTGGATGACGCGTGACCCCGCGCTGCTGCGCTCGCTGGACACGCTGGACACCGTCTTGTGA